Proteins encoded within one genomic window of Pirellulales bacterium:
- a CDS encoding acyl carrier protein, which yields MQREEIRGVLKAIFEEETSETIDALPDDTRIVEELGLDSVDIVSLIMRVEQQFRVRISHGELADMTTFGSLLDLVQAKLSNPGQDGRSTAAAA from the coding sequence ATGCAGCGAGAAGAGATTCGCGGTGTTTTGAAGGCCATCTTCGAAGAAGAAACCAGCGAGACCATCGACGCTCTGCCGGACGACACGCGAATCGTCGAGGAGCTTGGGCTCGATTCGGTCGACATCGTCAGCCTGATCATGCGCGTCGAACAGCAATTCCGCGTGCGAATCAGCCACGGCGAACTGGCCGACATGACTACCTTCGGCTCGCTGCTCGATCTTGTGCAAGCGAAGCTGAGCAATCCGGGGCAAGACGGCCGATCGACCGCCGCCGCGGCATAA